GGGGAATGCCACCTCAATGTGCGAGTCCGTAGACACGTACAGGCCGTGATGCTCCAGGTTGGTTACACTAAGTGACCATTCTTCCCTTTTACTtttgtactttgccttggggttGTATGAGTATATattcatctttgttttaaaacaaagatgaagCAACTGTATATTAGTGATATCGAGAAGCCCACTATGTTTGAAGACTACCTAGGACAGGACACTCGCATAGCTCTTAAGTCGATCAGTATCAGAACGGTATGGTTGAACCTGTACAGTAACAATGAGTTTACTATACGTAAGGTAGGGCCCGATCAGAGAGTGACTCGGATCGACATCCTGAATGGTTTATACAGGATAGAAGATATCGCGAGCATTGTCAAGTGCCAAGCAGAGGACAAGATTAAGctttttgtcctgaaaaatggactctgcagacTCCGTGTCAGTAACGGGTGTattctcatagaataaatgaatgatgtaACGAAGCTATACCCAAATTTACTGAGTGCACCTGCACAAGGCGCTGATATGCAGGAGGAAATCCAAATATACAGactcaaaaaaattgatgatattGAAAACTATCTGCGAAATGAGATCAAGGAGCAAGATAAGCTTGCAAAGAAGTTTCAGATGCATGGGACGTGGGTACGCTTCTGTAACCATGGACTACTTGGTGTGAGCGTCATTACGTCGGGACTTGGTATCGGAGCTATAGCCTCGGGCCTAGGGATCCCATTGGCCATTGCCATGGGGGAACTCACGATTGCAGCCGGGATAGGGCAAGCCGGACTTAGAAACGCCTCAAAAAGGCTTGGGGTTAAGAGCAAGAAGCATGAGGAAAGTAAACTGAACTCTGTCGTTGATCTCATATCaaaggcaatggaaaacgtTGTGATCAGTGACTACGAGTACAGCCTGATTAGTAGGGAAAAGGAAAGGTATATGCTGCTAAAGGAACAGATGCGGCAACGTTTTAACCGTATCGTGAACAGCATCAATGAACAGGAGAGAGTCCAGCTAGTTGCGAAGGGCCGTGATGAAGGGAGGAAAGAAATGcaagatgaaattttaaaaaacgttcgacCTGTGCAGTATGCAAGCGCTacctagagtctccacctgagtataagccttaatttggtatattttataggtctacaaggcctataaaatatatgttttttattccTCACTCAGCAACCATTCCTTTTTAAAGTCCTTATATCGACATTCTGTATTAAGTACCCGAGGGTAGTAGTTTTTGCCTTGCACATACACCGATGAAATAGCCAGGATAGCACCGGCTTGGCAGGACTCATCATAGGGCACTGGAATACCATAGAATTTAGTTGTGATCGCGTCCTTGTTGTATTTGAGTTTAGCGTTCTCGTAACGGTCCTTTTTTACAGGGGctgtcgtcaattgctcagaTGTCAACTTTTCGATCTTGGACCAGATTTGGCGATACTTTGCAACTCAATCAGGATACTCttcaaaatcaagactcatcgCTGGCACTGCATTGGCGTTGTACCGGGTCACTTCATGTGGGGACCAGATTTTTGGTGTCTTCACTCTGAGGTCCACTACAAGGTCTCGTGTATGGTATCCTACTATGTACCGATTCtccttacctccattggcagGAATGGGATCCGACACCGTCAGATAGTCCACATTGATATCGTTGATGTCCGTAAAGGTAGCAGCAAATGAGTAAAATAATTTAGGGTTGACAAGctcattttcaaattattatatttCAAACGACTTTGTACGTTGTAACCCATAATTTTTCCTATGCGCAGGTTCATGTCGGAAGGCAGCATGTACACGCCGGGCATGACGGCAAAATTTACCGGAGTTTGGGCATATTGCAACACCTTCTGGAATTCCGTAATGTCATGCCCCACATTTTCCTGACGTTGGACCATGGCCTCAAATTTCTGCAATAAGATTTACCTTGCTGTATAGTTGTCTACGCCGGAGCCAAGTAAGGATGCTTTTGCCTCTGCTTGCGATCCTAGCAATAGGACCACGTAAACCCGTATACTCTCGCTTAGCTTGGTCAGGCCCTCCGATGTTAGGCCCTAACTTGTGGGAGCTATAAATTTAGCCCAATCCCCATCAacttgcggccaccatctaccattcgtCAACGACGACATGACAGCCTTGAATTTGTACAAAGCATTGACATCTGCACCGTATTCTCGACTTACCTGTGCATACCCAGAGGTGGAATAGGGATTTTTGTACTGAGAAAAACCGTCGTCCATTCTTGCTAGGATACGACGCATATGGTAGTACACGTGAAATGTGAAGATCAAATTGACAAGGGATACAGAACCCGTCAGATGCTTGGCAGATATGCCTAATGCAGTGCTTGCGCAATGAGTACCGAAATTAACCTGGATATTCCAGTGGTCCAACGCTTGCCCTGTCCAATCCACTCTGACGGGGTCATTTAGCAGATTGGAGGGGATTTTTATGGCATATTTGGTAAACTCGGGGAATGCCACCTCAATGTGCGAGTCCGTAGACACGTACAGGCCGTGATGCTCCAGGTTGGTTACACTAAGTGACCATTCTTCCCTTTTACTtttgtactttgccttggggttGTATGAGTATATattcatctttgttttaaaacaaagatgaagCAACTGTATATTAGTGATATCGAGAAGCCCACTATGTTTGAAGACTACCTAGGACAGGACACTCGCATAGCTCTTAAGTCGATCAGTATCA
This is a stretch of genomic DNA from Hydractinia symbiolongicarpus strain clone_291-10 chromosome 9, HSymV2.1, whole genome shotgun sequence. It encodes these proteins:
- the LOC130656758 gene encoding uncharacterized protein LOC130656758; the protein is MNDVTKLYPNLLSAPAQGADMQEEIQIYRLKKIDDIENYLRNEIKEQDKLAKKFQMHGTWVRFCNHGLLGVSVITSGLGIGAIASGLGIPLAIAMGELTIAAGIGQAGLRNASKRLGVKSKKHEESKLNSVVDLISKAMENVVISDYEYSLISREKERYMLLKEQMRQRFNRIVNSINEQERVQLVAKGRDEGRKEMQDEILKNVRPVQYASAT